GGCACAGCACCATGCCCAGGAATTCGAGCAGGCCGGGACGGTAGTCTTCGAGCTGGATCGACAGCAGCACCGACAGCACCGGCGTGACGACGCCGATGTAGACGGCCTTGTTGGCGCCGATGCGGCCGATCAGCGTGAAATAGGCGAAGAAGGCGATGACGGAGCCGAAGATCGACAGGTAGAACAGGCCTGCCCAATAGGTGCCGCTGTCAGGCAGGATGAAGGCGTCGCCATTGGCGAGCGACCATACCGCCACCATCGAAGCGCCCCACAGCATCGACCAGGCCATCGTCAGCGGCAGGTTGGAAGATTGTTCCTTGACCTTGTTGACGACGATGCTGCCGGCCGAGCTGGCCAGTGTGGCGGCCAGCGCCAGCACGATGCCTGCCAAGAAGTGACCGTCGCCACCCGATTGGAGTTCTTGCCAGGCGTCGCCGATCGAGTGCCAGAACAGCAGCGTCACGCCGACGGTGGCGACCGCGCCGCAGGCCCAGGTGCGACGGCCAATCGGCGTGCCGAAGAAGACGCGGCTCCAGATCGGGGTCCAGAACACCATCAGCGCGAACATCACTGCCACCAGGCCGGAGACGATGTGCTGCTCCGATTCGTAGGTGCAGATGTACGAGATACAGAAGGTCAGCAGACCCTGCAGCGCCATCCAGCGGTGGGTGCGCCAGGGCAGCGACAGGCGGTCGCGCCGCACCAGGCAAATGGCGAACAGCGCCGCCGCGGCGAGGAAGAAGCGGTAGGCCACCGATACGGCGGGCGCGGCGTGTCCCAGCTGCAGGGTAATGGCCCAGAAGGTCGAGCCCCAGATCAGTGAGGCGATGATGAAGAGGACGGGAGAAGACATCGCGGGAGTATAGTTCGCCCGCATAGTTCCTGCCGGCATCTTTTATTAGCCGCCAATACGGTGTGTCGAAATCACAACGTAATGTTGGCGGCCGCCAATCCTACCAGGCCAGGCGAATACGTCGGTAGAAAAAGCTCAGTACAAACAACGGCCCGATCAGCAAGAAGCGCAGGTCCTCGAAAAACGACGGCTTCTTGCCCTCGATATGGTGGCCGATGAACTGTCCGATCCAGGCCAGCACGAAGACACCGATCGAGGTCACCAGTACGGTGCCATCTGGCAGCATGTTCAGCAGCCCCAGCATCACCGCAGCCATTGCCGCCATCCCGAGGGCAAACGGACGCGACAGACGGGCGTAATACACCAGCGCGCCGGCCACGACCGCCAGCGCCACGACCGGATGCATCGCCCACAGGATGCCCAGCAGGCTGAACACGATGGCCGGGATGCACACGAAATGGATCACTTCATTGACGGGATTGCGGTGGCTCTCGGCATAGCGGGCCAGCAGGATATCGATATCGCGCGGCGTAGAGGAAAATTCCATGGCGGCGTCTCCGGTTGTTGTACCGACGATTCTACGCTCCCTTCAGTCTCCCTGTCCCAACTGCCGGGCTCCCGGCGGCAGCGGCGGTACCGGCGCTGCGGTGTCGGCCGGCTGCAGGCGCAGGTTGGGATGGTTGGCGAACAGTTCGGAAATCCATTCGACGAACACCCGCACCTTGGCCGACAGGTGGCGGTTGTGCGGATAGACGACGTGCACCGGCAGCGGATCGCAGCGCCAGTCCGGCAGCAGGCGCACCATCTTGCCGGTGGCCAGGTACTCATTGAGCAGATAGTCGGTCATATTGATGACGCCCAGGCCCGCCAACCCTGCCTGCACGTAGGCGCTCGAATCGTTCAGGGCGATCACGCCGGGCAGGGTCATGTCGATCCGTTCGCCATCGCGGTTGTAATCCCAGTTGAGGATCTTGCCATTCCTGGCCGAAAAATAGTTTACGCAGCGGTGGCGCTCCAGGTCGCGCGGATGCATGGGCATGCCATACCGTTCGACATACGCCGGCGAGGCGGCGGTCACGAAGTTGATCACCCCGACACGGCGCGCAATCAGGCTGGTGTCCACCAGTTCGCCGCCGCGCACGGCGCAATCGACGCCTTCCTCGATCAGGTCGACCGGCCGGTCCGTGGTGCCAAGCTCGAGCGTGATGTCGGGATAGCGCTCGAAGAAGTCGGGCAGGGCGGGGATCAGGATCTCGGACGTCAAGCCGGTCGGCGTATCCACGCGCAGCCGCCCGCTGGGGCTGAAGCGGTGGCGCGACAGCGATTCCTCGGCATCGCGCACGTCCGACAGGATGCGCACGCAGCGCTCATAATAGGCCGCGCCGTCGGAAGTGACGGACACGTGGCGGGTGGTGCGATGCAAGAGCTTGGAGGCCAGCGAGGATTCCAGCGCCTGGATCAAGGTCGACACGGTTGCCTTGGGCAATTGCAGGGTTTCGGCAGCGCGCGTGAAGCTGCCGGCATCGACCACTTGCACGAACACTTCCATGGCCTGGAGTTTGTTCATATCTTCTTCTCCGGAGCAAATTGCAGCGATTGTTCAGCAATCCGAACAATCAATTCGGTATTGCCATCTTTATCTGATTGTAGATGAAGACTATTATGTGTGCATCGCAACAAAGTATTTATCGAGAGAAGACGGAGCAGGACCATGAGCCATCGGAACATTCAGGACGGAATCTTTACCACGGTAGCAGTCGCTGTCAGCGGCGTCGCACTGGCGGCCCTGCTCTGCACCGATGCCTACTCGCGCGCCGCCGGCGCCGAAGCCCGTGGTGTTCACGCGCTGTCCCTCGAGATGCAGATCAGCTGCGCCGGCGATTGTGCCGAGGTCGACCAGCGCATCGTCCAGCTCCGCAAGCAGGGGGACGCCCGATGAGCGCCGTGCTGGATGCCGTCGACCGCACCCTGAAGGTGCGCGAGCTCGAAGTCGGCGGCGCCACCGGCCCGCTGGCCGCGCGGCTGTACGCCGCCGGCCCCGCCACCAAGCGCGACCTGCTGGTAGTGCACTTCCACGGCGGCGGCTTCGATAGCGGCGACCTGGACGAGTGCGACGACTTCCTGCGCACCCTGGCCGAATGCGACCACCTGCCGCTGGTGCTGGCCTCCACGTATACGCTGGCGACCGTGAGCCCCTTCCCGGCTGCGGTCGAGGATGCCCATGCGGTGCTGCAATGGGCCAAGAAGAACAAGGCCAAGCTGGGCTGGAACGGCAAGCTCCTGGTGACGTCCGGCATCGAAGCCGGCGCCAACCTGGCGGCGGTATGCGCGCTGATGTCGCGCGACCGCGGCGGCCCCGCCCTGGCTGGCCAGATCCTGGTCATGCCGATGCTCGACCCGGCCTTGAGTACCGGTTCGATGCGCCAAATGACCTATTGTGCCGATCGCGAAAAAGCGGCTACTGTATGTGCGGCCGCCTACCGCGGCTACCTGCCGCACGCGGCCGACCGCTCGCACCCGTATGCGGCGCCGCTGCACTCGAGCCGCCTCAAGAACCTTGCGCCGGCGCTGATTTTGTCGGCCGAAGACGATCCATTGCGCGACGAGGCTGAACAATACGGCGCTAAATTGATCAATGCCGGCATCTGTACCACGGTGCGCCGCATGGCTGCACCCGACCTGCAGGATCCGAACGGGCGCAACGAATGCGCCTGCAAGGTCCAGGCCATGCTCGAAATCTCCAGCTTCCTCGCGCGGCTGGAGGGGCGCGGGAGCGCCTGACCGCTCAGCACCAAACCGCCTTCCTCAAGCCTGGCGCGTCGCCGGGCAAGTAAAGACATCGCAAGACACTGTGCCAAGCGCACTGGTGGGGGAATCTTTGTAACTGCGTCTTTTGCACTATAAAAAGGTAAGTAACAGTAAGTTGATAATGGAGGTGCCATGAAACACGATCAGCAGCACGACAAGTCGCCAAGGGACCGGCGCCTGGCAGCGCCCGACTGTCCCCAGGGCTGAGCCCGGCGCCGCCGGCATGAACTGACCGGCCGCGCTTCATCCATTCACTGAATTTTTCCGCACGGCGGTGCGGAAGGGGCTTCTTTTCGCCAGCGTTTCGCTCGACACGACATGTCGACGACGCCGGACGGGGTTTTATTGTCTTTTTTAATCGTTGTTAATAAGAAGGGTTAATCATGAATAACCAGCCAAAACAGGGCAAACTGCGTGTGATCGTTGCTGCACTGGCCTTCAGCGGCCTGGTCGGCGCCGGGCTGACCGGCTGCGCCGACGCCAACAGCAATGACGCGGCAGCAGCGCCTGCCGCACCACCGGTCTCGGCCGCCGTGGTGGTCGAGAAAGCCGTCCTCGAGACCCAGGAATTCTCGGGTCGCCTGGAAGCGATCGACGTGGTCGAGATCCGCTCGCGCGTCTCGGGCTACATCACCGCCGTCAATTTCAAGCCGGGCGCCGAGGTCAAACGGGGTGAAGTTCTCTTCGTGATCGACCCGCGTCCCTACCAGGCCGAAGCCGACCGTACCCAGGCCGCCGCTGCCGCCGCCCGCGCCCGCGCCGACCTGGCGCGCCTGGAACTGCAGCGCGCCGAGCGCCTGCTGGCCGATAAAGCCATCGCCCAGCGCGAATTCGACGAACGCGACGCCAGCCAGAAGGAACTCGACGCCAGCGCCCGCGCCGCCGCGGCCGAGCATGAAGCCGCGCGCCTGAACCTGGCCTATACCCGCGTCACCGCGCCGATCGACGGCCGCGTCTCGAAGGCCGAGATCACCCTCGGCAACCTGGTCGACGCCAGCGCCGTGCTCACGTCGGTCGTATCGCTGGACCGCATCTACGCCAGCTTCGACGGCGACGAAGACACCTATCTGCGCGTCAGCCGCCGCACCCATGCCGGCCAGCCGGTCGATGTGAAGGTCGGCCTGGCCGGCGAAGAAGGCTTCCCGCACGGCGGCAAGCTCGAATTCGTCGACAACCAGCTCGACAGCCGCAGCGGCAGCGTGCGCATGCGCGCCACCCTGGCCAACGCCGACCGCCAGCTGGCGCCCGGCCTGTTCGCCCGCGTGCAGATCGCCGGCGGCGCGCCGAGCCAGCAGATCCTGATCCAGGACCGCGCCGTCAACACCGACCAGGACCGCAAGTTCGTCTACGTGGTGGATAAAGAGGGCAAGGCCGAGTACCGCGCCGTCAAGCTCGGACCGCTGGACGATGGCCTGCGCGTGGTGCGCGAAGGCCTGAAGCCGGGCGAGAAGATCGTCGTCAACGGCCTGCAGCGCGTGCGTCCCGGTGCGCCGATCGCCGCGCAGATCGTGCCGATGGTGGCGCCTGCCGCACCCGCAGTTGCGGATGCCAAGGTGGCCCTGGCCGACATCAAGGAGTAATCGACCATGAACTTCTCCAGATTCTTTGTCGACAAGCCGATCTTCGCGGCGGTGCTGTCGGTGATCATCTTCGTCGGCGGCCTGATTTCGATCTTCCAGCTGCCGATCTCGGAATACCCCGAAGTGGTGCCGCCTTCGGTGGTGGTGCGCGCCCAGTATCCGGGCGCGAACCCGAAGGTGATCGCCGAAACCGTGGCCACGCCATTGGAAGAACAGATCAACGGCGTCGAGGACATGCTGTACATGTCCTCGCAAAACACCTCGGACGGCGCGCTGGCGCTGACCGTCACCTTCAAGATCGGCACCAATGTCGAGCAGGCCGAGACCGCGGTGCAGAACCGGGTCCAGCGCGCCTTGCCGCGCCTGCCGGAAGAGGTGCGCCAGATCGGCGTGACCACGGTGAAATCGTCGCCCAACATCACCATGGTGGTGCACCTGAATTCGCCCAACGGCCAGTATGACGACCTGTACCTGCGCAACTACGCGGTGCTGAACGTCAAGGACCAGCTGGCCCGCATCAATGGCATGGGCGAGGTGCAGCTGTTCGGTTCCGGCGAATACGCGATGCGCGTCTGGCTCGATCCGCAAAAGGTCGCCGCGCGCAACCTGACCGCGGGCGACGTGGTCGAGGCAATCCGCGAACAGAACGTGCAGGTCGCGGCCGGCGTGATCGGCCAGGGGCCGGCCAAGGACGCCGACTTCCAGCTGACCGTCAACACGGTGGGCCGCCTGCAGAGCGTCGAACAGTTCGGCGACATCGTCCTCAAGACCAACGCCGACGGCGGCACGACCCTGCTCAAGGACGTGGCGCGCCTGGAACTCGGTTCCAGCTCGTACGCATTGCGCTCGCTGCTGAACAACAAGTCGGCGGTGGCAATTCCGATCTTCGCCGCTCCTGGGGCCAACGACCTGCAACTGTCGAACGACGTGCGCGCCACGATGGATGCGCTGGCGCAGGACTTCCCGCAGGGCGTCGAGTACTCGATCGTGTACGACCCGACCCAGTTCGTCCGCGAATCGATCGATTCGGTGGTCAAGACCCTGCTCGAAGCCGTGGTGCTGGTGGCGCTCGTGGTCATCATCTTCCTGCAGACCTGGCGCGCGTCGATCATCCCGCTGCTGGCGGTGCCGGTCTCGGTGGTCGGTACCTTCGCCGTGATGCTGGCCTTCGGCTTCTCGATCAACACGCTGTCGCTGTTCGGCCTGGTGCTGGCAATCGGCATCGTGGTCGACGACGCGATCGTGGTGGTGGAAAACGTCGAACGCAATATCGCGAATGGCCTGACGCCGCATGATGCGACCATCCAGGCGATGAAGGAAGTGTCCGGCCCGATCATCGCGATCGCGCTGGTGCTGTGCGCCGTGTTCGTGCCGATCGCCTTCGTGTCGGGCCTGACCGGCCAGTTCTACCGCCAGTTCGCACTGACCATCGCGATCTCGACCGTAATCTCGGCCTTCGTCTCGCTGACCCTGGCGCCGGCCCTCTCGGCCACCATCCTGCAGCCGCATCACGCGCCGAAGGATCGCCTGACGCGCATGATCGACGCCGTATTCGGCCGCTTCTTCGCCGTCTTCAACCGCTTCTTCGCCCGCTCGTCCGAGAAGTACGAGCACGGCGTGAAGGGCGTCCTGCGCCGCAAGACCGCCGCCATCGGCGTCTACCTGGCGCTGGCAGTGGCCGCCGTGTTCATGTTCAAGGCGGTGCCGCCGGGCTTCGTGCCGCAGCAGGATAAAGCCTACCTGATCGGCTTCGCCCAGCTGCCGGACGCCGCCTCGCTGGATCGCACCGAAGCCGTGATCCGCCAGATGTCGAGCATCGCCAAGGAGATCCCGGGCGTGGAATCGTCGATCGCCTTCCCTGGCCTGTCGATCAATGGCTTCACCAATGCGCCGAACGCCGGCATCGTGTTCACCAGCCTGAAGCCGTTCAAGGATCGCAAGGGCAAGGACATGAGCGCGGACGCCATCGCCGCCGAGATCAACAAGCGCATGGGCGCCGTCGAAGACGCCTTCGTGCTGGTGCTGTCGCCGCCACCGGTCAATGGCCTGGGCACGACGGGCGGCTTCAAGATGATGATCGAAGACCGCGGCAACGTGGGCTACGACGAGTTGAACAAGGCGGTGCAGAACCTGCAGGGCCGCGCCTGGCAAACGCCGGAGCTTGCGGGTGTGTTCTCCGGCTTCCAGATCAACGTGCCGCAGCTGTTCGCCGACATCGACCGCGTGAAAGCCAAGCAGCTGGGCGTGCCGCTGGCCGCGATCAACCAGACCTTGCAGGTCAACCTCGGTTCGGTGTACGTGAACGACTTCAACCAGTTTGGCCGTACCTACCAGGTGCGCGTGCAGGCCGACGCCGAGTTCCGTTCGCACCGCGAGCAGATCGAGCAGCTGAAGGTGCGCAGCAATAGCGGCGAGATGATTCCGCTGTCGTCGGTCATGCGCGTGAAGGACACCTATGGTCCGGACCGCGTGACCCGCTACAACGGCTATGTCGCGGCCGAGATGAATGGCGGCGCCGCACCTGGCGTGTCGTCGGGCCAGGCGCAAGCCATCATGGAACAGATCGCGAAAGAGACGCTGCCGAAGGGCGTGGCGTATGAATGGACCGAGCTGACCTACCAGGACATCCTGTCGGGTAACACCATGATCTATGTGTTCCCGCTGTGCGTGCTGCTGGTATTCCTGGTGCTGGCCGCCCAGTACGAAAGCTGGACCCTGCCGCTGTCGGTGATCCTGATCGTGCCGATGTCGATCCTGTGCGCACTGGCTGGCGTCAAGCTGTCCGGTGGCGACAACAATGTCTTCACCCAGATCGCGCTGTTCGTGCTGGTGGGATTGGCCTCGAAGAATGCGATCCTGATCGTCGAATTCGCCCGCGAACTCGAAGACCATGGCCGCAGCATCGTCGACGCCGCCCTGGAAGCTTCCCGCCTGCGTCTGCGTCCGATCCTGATGACGTCGATCGCCTTCATCGCCGGCGTGGTGCCGCTGGTGTTCTCGAGCGGCGCCGGCGCCGAGATGCGCCACGCGATCGGTATCGCCGTGTTCTGGGGCATGCTGGGCGTGACCTTCTTCGGCCTGTTCCTGACGCCGCTGTTCTACGTGCTGCTGCGCATGCTGGCCAAGCGTTTCGAAAAACCTGCGAAGGCGCCTGCCGTGGCGCACAGCACGGAAGGAGTACATTGAGATGAACAATCCATTCATTCGACGCGGTGTGGCACCGCTGCTGGCGGCCCTGTTGCTGACTGCCTGCGCTACCCCTGATTTCGTGCAGCCGCAAGTGGCCACCCCAAGCGCCTTCCGCGAGTCGCAGGCGCCGAAAGCGGCCGACGTGGAAGTGGCCGGCATCGACGGCGCGCGCTGGAAGCCGGCGCAGCCGGCCGAGCAGCAGCCGCGCGGCCAGTGGTGGCTGGCCTTCAACGATCCGGCGTTGACCGCGCTGATCGAGGAAGCAGCCGCCAACAACGCGAACCTGTCGGTCGCGGCCAGCCGCGTCAAGCAGGCGCGGGCGATTGCCGGCATTGCCGAAGCCGACCGCATCCCGCAAGTGGGCATCGGCATCGGCGCCCAGCGTGCGCGCCCGTCGGCGCTGGAGTCGAACCTGCCGCAAGGCACCGACACCGAAGCGCGCAACACCTATACCGCGCGCCTGTCGGCCAGTTACGAGGTCGACCTGTTCGGCCGCGTGGCGGCCGGCGTGTCGGCGGCGCGCGGCGACGCGGCAACGTCCGAGGCGAACTACCGCTCGGTGCTGCTGGCGCTGCAGGCCGACGTGGCCCAGACCTATTTCAGGCTGCGCGCGCTGGACGCCGAACTGGTGACGGTGGACCAGACCGTGCGCCTGCGTGAAGAAAGCGTGGGCGTGACCCAGCGCCGCTTCGACCTGGGCGACATCGGCGAATTCGACCTGTCGCGCGCCCGCACCGAGCTGGCCACGGCGCGCGCCGAAGCGATCGGCGTGCAGCGCCAGCGCGCCACGACCGAGCACGCACTGGCGGTCTTGCTGGGTAAACCAGCGGCCGACTACGTGGCCGGCCCGAGTCCGCTGCTCGATTCGAGCCTGATGCCGGCGATCCCGGCCGGCCTGCCATCGACCCTGCTCGAGCGCCGTCCCGACATCGTCGCCGCCCAGCGCGCGATGGAAGCGTCCAATGCCCGCATCGGCGTGGCGCGCGGCGCGATGTTCCCGGCGCTGACCATCAGCGCCGACGGCGGCGGCGTGGGCGGCGTGTTCTCGGAAGTGTTCAAGTGGAGCAGCCGTTCGTGGGTGGTCGGCGCGCTGGCGTCGATGCCCCTGATCGACGGCGGTCGCAATCGCAACAATGTCGTGCGCAGCGAAGCGGCGCTCGAGGAATCGGTCGGTACTTACCGCCAGAGCGTGCTGGTGGCGTTCGCGGAAGTCGAGGACAACCTGTCCGGCCTGCGCATCCTGGCCGGCCAGTCGGCGCAGATCGACGCCGCCGTGGTGTCGGCGCGCCGTTCGGCCGACCTGGCGCAGAAGCTGTATGACGCGGGGCGGTCGAGCTATCTGGAACTGCTCGATGCGCAGCGCAACCTGGCGGCGGTCGAGCGTAGCGCGGTGCAGCTGCGTGGCGACCGTGCCATGACCACCGTGGCGCTGATTCGCTCGCTGGGCGGTGGCTGGGATGCGCCGCAGGCGGGGAGTACGACGCTGGCGCAGCGCTGATCCGCTGATCCGCTGATCCGGTTCTAGCAGGTGTTTTGCCCTTTGCGGCGGTGCGTGAAAGCGTGCCGCCGCTTTTTTTTATGATGCTTGCTGTATGGGCTTTAGGGCACAGCTGGAGCAGCTTACTCTCGCCATGGCTTACGGGATGGCCTGGCAACGTGACGACACTCGAGACGGCTGCGTAGATACGCCCGAACTTCATCAGGCGCATGTCCATCACCATTTCCCAGCATCTCTTCCCTTGCCTCGCGCGCTTGCCTGACGAAGGTCGAATGTTGCTCGACAGCGTGGGCAGCCTGGCGGATCGCGTCCACCATGAATGCATGTGGGCTGATCCCGAGTTCTTGAGCGGCATTGATTACCCGCTGCTTGAGTTCATCGGGGAGCTTGAGCGATGTTGTCGACATGATCTGGTCCATCGGAGGGCGGTGTTACCAAGGTAGCGCCTTCGCGCCCATGGATCAAGGACGAGTGCAGACGAGCGTTACAATGCCGCCATGCAGAAGGCAATTGTCTCCACTCTCACCGGCCTGGCGCCGGTGCTCGACGCCCAAGTGCGTATTCTTGTCCTGGGCAGCTTCCCAGGCGCCGCATCGCTCGCCGCCGGCCAGTATTACGCGCATCCGCGCAATCAATTCTGGCGCCTTATGTCGAACGTCGTGCAAGACGATCTGGCTGCACTGGCTTATGCCGAACGACTGCCGCGCCTGCTGGCTCATGGTGTCGGGCTGTGGGACGTGCTTGGAGAGTGTGAGCGGATCGGCAGTCTGGATTCGGCAATTCGCAAGCCGGCGGCCAATGATTTCGACCGCCTGCGCCAATTATGTCCTTTACTGGAAACAGTCGGCTTCAACGGCCAGGCTTCCGGCAAGTTCGCGCCGCAATTCAGTGCTGCTGGATATCGTACCCTGATACTGCCATCGAGCTCGCCCGCACATATGACGATGTCATTCGAACAGAAGCTCGAAGTCTGGCGCGGCCTGCACTGCGGCGGATGATGGCTTCCTGAGGATTCTTACACTATGAAGATTTTCAAGAGATCATTCACCGCTTCAGCTCTGGCAGCACTGTCCCTGGTGTCGATATGCTCTTCAGCATTGGCGGTCGAGAAGATTGCCAATTTGCCGCAGCCGGACGAAATAAGACGTGTGACGCTTGCGTTTTACGGGCTGCATATCGATACATATGCACCTGTGACGGAGGCACAACTTTTTACGAACGGGTGCATTTATGTCACTGATCCAGGGTCTGATAAAAACCTGGAGCTGCTCGACATTCTGCGCGATGGTGTGACGTTATCGGAGCAGGGACCGCATCGGTTCCGGTTGCGTAATGCAATCGATTTGCACCTGAAGGACAATTCAGTACTTCGCTTGCTGATCAGCGATGCGGGTAACCGAACTCCAGGTGTTTTCGGTACTGCCGATAATGAACTACATAATGCGCAGGCGTTCCTGGTTTCCAACGAGGCGATGTTGAAATCGTTGAGGGTCTGGGCCAGGAACAACCTTCGACCACGACAATCAAACGATCACTGCAACTAATTTCTATTGCATAGCCTGCGGCATGACCCGGAGTAGCTGCACGCGCACCGAGCCCGTTTTCTCGCAACGACGCCTGGTCAACTTTCAGGATCGTAGTAGAACTCGCGCAGCTCTTGCGCGCAGCGGCAGGCCGTGGCGAGCCTTGCCGCCCATTGAACGGCATCGGCGCGTGACGCAAGTTCGAGCACACAAAAGCCGCCATCGAATTGCGCCGTCTGCGGATAGGTCTCGCTCGTGCAACTGCCGTCGGCCGCCACCATCGTCGACCCGACCTCGCTATTGATTCCTCCGCCGAATACGTAGATTCCGGCAGCTTTCGCCTCTCGAATCACCGCGCGCGACGCTTCGCTGACAGCCGCCATCTCTTCGGCAGGAACGTTCATCGCACTCGCAGGGAAGGACACAAGGAATTTTGTCATGGGTTTGCCAGTCAGTTAGCGGATCCGTGTTCCCGTGCCCGTTACCTTGCGCAAATGCGCCAGCTTGGCCGAATACACCTCGCGCATATCCCCGCGCGTGCTGTGATCGACCGCCAGCGCGATATGCTCGCGCGCATCGCCCAAGTGCCCCAGCTTCAGGTGCGCGATCCCCAGCCAGAACCTGAACTCGTCGTTGTACGGCGCGCGCTTCACTTCGCGTTCGAAGTGCGCCACGGCCGCATCGAAATTGCCGGCCTTGAGCGCCACCATGCCCTGGTCGAAATGGAAATAGGGCGGCGTCGGCTCGATCGAGGCGATCCGCTTGGCCAGCGCCTGCGCTTCCTGCGGCCGGCCAAGCGCCGCCAGCAGCGGTTCGAGGTTGCGCAGTACCGCCAGGTTCTCGGGCTCGCGGGTGAGCGCGACCTGGAACACACGCTCGGCCAGCGCCAGTTCGCCGCGGCGCTGGTAGATCACGGCCAGGGTGTTGAGCGCATTCGCCTTGCCCGGCCGCGCTTCGACCGCGGCCCGCGCCCACCAGTAGGCATCGTCGAGATGGCCCTGCACCAGCGACTCGGCCGCGCGATTATTGAGGTACAGGGCGACGACGTCCTGCTCGTCCAGCTCGCGCGAGCGAAACTTCGCCGCGTCCTCGCGCGGAATGAAGTCTACGACCAGCATGCGGTCGGGGCTATAGCCGCCCAGGTTGTCGGCCAGGCGCTGGCCCAGGCCCACGTTGATGTGGGCGCTGGACAGGTACAGTCCTTCCGTGCGGCTCCAGCTGTTCTCGACGTCCACGCTCTGGAAGTAGACCGGCATGCCGAGTTCCTTCGCGAAGGCGGCCGTCATGATCACCAATGACAGGCAGTTGCCCATGCGCGCGGCGTAGGTCTGGCTCGCGGTGCGCGTGATGCGCGACTCGTATTCCAGTTTCAGGTCGGTCTTGCGGTACAAGGCTTCGACCAGGCCATGGCGGGTGCCCTTGGTGCGCAGCAGATTGGTGAAGGCGGGACTTTTCAGGTAGTCGCGCATCTCGGCGCTGAGCGCGAAGAGTTCTCCGGCGCCCACCGGCTCGGAGGGAGGTGCGAAGCGGTCGTCGGCGAACAACGCCGCC
This portion of the Telluria beijingensis genome encodes:
- a CDS encoding DUF962 domain-containing protein, which gives rise to MEFSSTPRDIDILLARYAESHRNPVNEVIHFVCIPAIVFSLLGILWAMHPVVALAVVAGALVYYARLSRPFALGMAAMAAVMLGLLNMLPDGTVLVTSIGVFVLAWIGQFIGHHIEGKKPSFFEDLRFLLIGPLFVLSFFYRRIRLAW
- a CDS encoding DMT family transporter, with the translated sequence MSSPVLFIIASLIWGSTFWAITLQLGHAAPAVSVAYRFFLAAAALFAICLVRRDRLSLPWRTHRWMALQGLLTFCISYICTYESEQHIVSGLVAVMFALMVFWTPIWSRVFFGTPIGRRTWACGAVATVGVTLLFWHSIGDAWQELQSGGDGHFLAGIVLALAATLASSAGSIVVNKVKEQSSNLPLTMAWSMLWGASMVAVWSLANGDAFILPDSGTYWAGLFYLSIFGSVIAFFAYFTLIGRIGANKAVYIGVVTPVLSVLLSIQLEDYRPGLLEFLGMVLCLASVAWAVRAPAVKSVQSANLNNAIESP
- a CDS encoding LysR family transcriptional regulator, producing MNKLQAMEVFVQVVDAGSFTRAAETLQLPKATVSTLIQALESSLASKLLHRTTRHVSVTSDGAAYYERCVRILSDVRDAEESLSRHRFSPSGRLRVDTPTGLTSEILIPALPDFFERYPDITLELGTTDRPVDLIEEGVDCAVRGGELVDTSLIARRVGVINFVTAASPAYVERYGMPMHPRDLERHRCVNYFSARNGKILNWDYNRDGERIDMTLPGVIALNDSSAYVQAGLAGLGVINMTDYLLNEYLATGKMVRLLPDWRCDPLPVHVVYPHNRHLSAKVRVFVEWISELFANHPNLRLQPADTAAPVPPLPPGARQLGQGD
- a CDS encoding alpha/beta hydrolase — encoded protein: MSAVLDAVDRTLKVRELEVGGATGPLAARLYAAGPATKRDLLVVHFHGGGFDSGDLDECDDFLRTLAECDHLPLVLASTYTLATVSPFPAAVEDAHAVLQWAKKNKAKLGWNGKLLVTSGIEAGANLAAVCALMSRDRGGPALAGQILVMPMLDPALSTGSMRQMTYCADREKAATVCAAAYRGYLPHAADRSHPYAAPLHSSRLKNLAPALILSAEDDPLRDEAEQYGAKLINAGICTTVRRMAAPDLQDPNGRNECACKVQAMLEISSFLARLEGRGSA
- a CDS encoding efflux RND transporter periplasmic adaptor subunit; translated protein: MNNQPKQGKLRVIVAALAFSGLVGAGLTGCADANSNDAAAAPAAPPVSAAVVVEKAVLETQEFSGRLEAIDVVEIRSRVSGYITAVNFKPGAEVKRGEVLFVIDPRPYQAEADRTQAAAAAARARADLARLELQRAERLLADKAIAQREFDERDASQKELDASARAAAAEHEAARLNLAYTRVTAPIDGRVSKAEITLGNLVDASAVLTSVVSLDRIYASFDGDEDTYLRVSRRTHAGQPVDVKVGLAGEEGFPHGGKLEFVDNQLDSRSGSVRMRATLANADRQLAPGLFARVQIAGGAPSQQILIQDRAVNTDQDRKFVYVVDKEGKAEYRAVKLGPLDDGLRVVREGLKPGEKIVVNGLQRVRPGAPIAAQIVPMVAPAAPAVADAKVALADIKE
- a CDS encoding efflux RND transporter permease subunit, giving the protein MNFSRFFVDKPIFAAVLSVIIFVGGLISIFQLPISEYPEVVPPSVVVRAQYPGANPKVIAETVATPLEEQINGVEDMLYMSSQNTSDGALALTVTFKIGTNVEQAETAVQNRVQRALPRLPEEVRQIGVTTVKSSPNITMVVHLNSPNGQYDDLYLRNYAVLNVKDQLARINGMGEVQLFGSGEYAMRVWLDPQKVAARNLTAGDVVEAIREQNVQVAAGVIGQGPAKDADFQLTVNTVGRLQSVEQFGDIVLKTNADGGTTLLKDVARLELGSSSYALRSLLNNKSAVAIPIFAAPGANDLQLSNDVRATMDALAQDFPQGVEYSIVYDPTQFVRESIDSVVKTLLEAVVLVALVVIIFLQTWRASIIPLLAVPVSVVGTFAVMLAFGFSINTLSLFGLVLAIGIVVDDAIVVVENVERNIANGLTPHDATIQAMKEVSGPIIAIALVLCAVFVPIAFVSGLTGQFYRQFALTIAISTVISAFVSLTLAPALSATILQPHHAPKDRLTRMIDAVFGRFFAVFNRFFARSSEKYEHGVKGVLRRKTAAIGVYLALAVAAVFMFKAVPPGFVPQQDKAYLIGFAQLPDAASLDRTEAVIRQMSSIAKEIPGVESSIAFPGLSINGFTNAPNAGIVFTSLKPFKDRKGKDMSADAIAAEINKRMGAVEDAFVLVLSPPPVNGLGTTGGFKMMIEDRGNVGYDELNKAVQNLQGRAWQTPELAGVFSGFQINVPQLFADIDRVKAKQLGVPLAAINQTLQVNLGSVYVNDFNQFGRTYQVRVQADAEFRSHREQIEQLKVRSNSGEMIPLSSVMRVKDTYGPDRVTRYNGYVAAEMNGGAAPGVSSGQAQAIMEQIAKETLPKGVAYEWTELTYQDILSGNTMIYVFPLCVLLVFLVLAAQYESWTLPLSVILIVPMSILCALAGVKLSGGDNNVFTQIALFVLVGLASKNAILIVEFARELEDHGRSIVDAALEASRLRLRPILMTSIAFIAGVVPLVFSSGAGAEMRHAIGIAVFWGMLGVTFFGLFLTPLFYVLLRMLAKRFEKPAKAPAVAHSTEGVH